GTTAAGTGAATAAACCAGCTAATAGAAAACTGAAGAGGTACAGTCGTTTGTAAAGTGTCCATCAAAGCAAAAAATACAGTGCTTAGCGTAACAGCGTATGCAGACAAAGTGAAAATTTGCTTGAAATTCAATCGTTTGTTCAGTTTATTTTTGAACAAAATTCCAATGAGTGCAAGAATGGTAATCTCTATATATTTGGCAAATGAAGCCGTGAAATAAAGTAAAAAAAACAGGACACTTAAGATGATCAGTTTTAACTCATTTACTTGTTTAATGAATTCGGCAATATCCTCTTTTGTCATAGTTCCTTCTATGATTGAATAATCTATCGTCTGTGCCATACCGTCTAAAACAATCGTCAATCCATCATTTAAAAACCCGATTGCGTTATGATATACTTCTACATCTTCATCGGATAAGGTGCCAGAAGGGTCAAAGAGTAAGATAAATCCATCTATGTTCTGCTCAATAAGCATTTCGTTTTCCGATTGCAAAGAGCCGTTTTCTATTGAAAATGGCGGTAAAGACGAAGTTACATTCGTTAAAGCATTTAACCCATTATGTACCCCCGTTCCCATATAAAAGGCGCTTGGTAAGAAGCTAATAAAGGAAAGAAGAAAAATAAAAAGGATTGTCTTTCCTACTTTTTGAAAGCGAAACGTAGCAATTGTTTTTGGAGCGTATAAACTTTTTATCGTCTGTTGAAAAATATTCATCTAAATCTCCTTTCATTAATGAAAATCCTTAATCATTGTAAGCTTTACATTCCCAAAGAGGCAAGTTCATTCATTTTTTGCTAGACAAACTGGGTATGTGATGTAAAAATATGTATGTAAATTTAATGTAAATTTTTCGTTAAATGATTAAAATACCCTTTACAATAAATAAACAATTCGTTAATAATGGTAGAGGTTGTAGATGTTTGTCGAAAAAAGACAAAATGAGGGGTTGAATTAGTTGGAATTTGATATTCAAAAAATGATTTTTGAGTTCCTTGGTGGCCTTGGAATTTTCTTATTCGGAATTAAATTAATGGGTGAAGGTTTACAAAAATCTGCAGGTGACAAATTAAGAGATATTTTAGACAGATTTACAACAAATCCTATTATGGGTATTCTAGCTGGTATTATCGTCACAGTGTTAATCCAATCAAGTAGTGGAACAACAGTTCTAACGGTTGGATTAGTATCAGCTGGTTTTATGACTTTAAGACAAGCGATTGGCGTCATTATGGGTGCAAACATCGGTACAACCATTACGGCATTCATCATTGGTATTGAAATAAAAGAATATGCGTTACCAATTATTTTTTTAGGTGCCGTTCTATTATTCTTCTTTAAAAATAAAAAGGTTAATAGCGTTGGACAAATCTTCTTTGGATTTGGGGCCCTATTCTTTGGGTTAAATCTCATGGGCGATGGTATGAAGCCTCTTCGTTCTTTAGAGACATTCCATGATTTAACGGTGAGCATGAGTGAACAACCGCTATTAGGCGTACTAATCGGTACAGTTTTCACGATTATTGTACAAAGTTCAAGTGCGACAATTGGAATTCTTCAAGAGCTTCATGCCCAAGGATTGGTCGACTTAAGAGCAGCACTTCCGGTATTATTTGGAGATAATATTGGTACAACGATTACTGCAGTCCTTGCATCACTCGGTGCTACAGTTGCGGCTAGACGTGCGGCTTTAACTCACGTAATCTTTAACTTAGTGGGTACAGCCATCTTCTTAATTATTCTGCCATTGTTCACGTCTATTATCGAAGCGATTAGTATGAACATGAACTTAAATGAACAAATGACGATTGCGTTTGCTCACGGTATTTTTAATACAACAAATACGCTTATTCAAGCACCGTTTATTGCAGGTTTAGCGTGGCTTGTAACAAAAATTATTCCAGGGGAAGATTTCGCTATTGAATATAAACCGAAACATTTAGACCCTATATTCGTTGAGCAATCACCATCCATTGCTTTAGGTCAAGCGAAAGAAGAAGTTCTTCGAATGGGTAATTTCGCTTCCGTTGGATTAGAAGAAGCGAAGCAATATGTATTTACAACAGATCGCAAACATCTAGAAACGACTAAGCAACTAGAAGATGCTATTAATAACTTAGACAGAAAAATTACAGATTATTTAGTTCTTCTTTCGGCTAAAGATATGTCAAAGGTAGATTCTGAACAACATTCTATTTTAATGGACACAGTA
The Bacillus kexueae DNA segment above includes these coding regions:
- a CDS encoding DUF1189 domain-containing protein, coding for MNIFQQTIKSLYAPKTIATFRFQKVGKTILFIFLLSFISFLPSAFYMGTGVHNGLNALTNVTSSLPPFSIENGSLQSENEMLIEQNIDGFILLFDPSGTLSDEDVEVYHNAIGFLNDGLTIVLDGMAQTIDYSIIEGTMTKEDIAEFIKQVNELKLIILSVLFFLLYFTASFAKYIEITILALIGILFKNKLNKRLNFKQIFTLSAYAVTLSTVFFALMDTLQTTVPLQFSISWFIHLTILFLTFKEIPSPKIPNE
- a CDS encoding Na/Pi cotransporter family protein — encoded protein: MEFDIQKMIFEFLGGLGIFLFGIKLMGEGLQKSAGDKLRDILDRFTTNPIMGILAGIIVTVLIQSSSGTTVLTVGLVSAGFMTLRQAIGVIMGANIGTTITAFIIGIEIKEYALPIIFLGAVLLFFFKNKKVNSVGQIFFGFGALFFGLNLMGDGMKPLRSLETFHDLTVSMSEQPLLGVLIGTVFTIIVQSSSATIGILQELHAQGLVDLRAALPVLFGDNIGTTITAVLASLGATVAARRAALTHVIFNLVGTAIFLIILPLFTSIIEAISMNMNLNEQMTIAFAHGIFNTTNTLIQAPFIAGLAWLVTKIIPGEDFAIEYKPKHLDPIFVEQSPSIALGQAKEEVLRMGNFASVGLEEAKQYVFTTDRKHLETTKQLEDAINNLDRKITDYLVLLSAKDMSKVDSEQHSILMDTVRDIERIGDHFENVVELVDYQMANKVTLTQQAYDDLNEMFDLAIEAVKTSMKALDENDASLASKVLSIEEKIDKLERTNRKKHILRINEGICTGQAGIVFVDIISNIERISDHCVNIAETVLEARK